ATGACATTCTAGTGTGTGAAATTTGTGCTTGTTAATGAAGATGTATAAAGGCAATAGGTACAACCGAGAAGCCAAGCCATCCTTTCAGTAACTAGGTGTATCAGCATAAGTTTATTATTAGTCAAATCTAATAAATATTCTCTCTCACAAAATGGAGGCACCCTAATTTTATTCTTCCTCATTTTCATATTGGATTATGTGCATGGTCGTAAAACAGTGAGGTCACTTTGATTCAAAGTCATCTGGCTATTTTACACCTAGATGTGTATTACAAAGTTTCACCATTTATTATTTAGTAGTAACATTTTGTTCCTGGATATgtgttgttttatttaaatgacatgatttcattttgtttgattGTACAGGTTCACCAGTTCTAGGTGTGGGTTTTACTGGTGCCTTGGCTAGTGCACAACCAAAACGTGGAGATCATAGGTATTCTTGTAGCATCAGTCAGTCTTTACCGATATATCTTTTCAGATTCTTATTCCCTTAGGAGCAACTTGCATTCAGGAATCATCAGTTTTGTTTCCTAGATTCACTAGGAGTATAAACTGGTTTTCTTTTAATGATTCACGTGAGGTTTCTATTTGATAAGAAGAGGTGACCATCCTGATTACCATTTGCCTTTACGATAACATGAAATGGATCAGATGAAGGCAAACCATAATAAATGCTAAGATGTATTTGTTTATTCCTCTTTGAAAAATGGAGCTGGTTGACTAAAGGGTAGTCATCCAAGCACAAGTTAATATTAATGATGGCGGTTTCCTGCTTGATCTTGATGTCTAGAATGtcgtaaaaataactaattttctCGGTTGTTGAAGACATGCCAAAAGATTCTGCAGTCAGGAATAGTATATGTGTCCGTGTTGACGAAACTTATGCTAATATTTTATGTACATCCTACGTTTTAAGTTGGTATCAACAAAGCACAAATTTTGTTGACATCTTATATGTATGGACATTAAGAACAAGGATTCTTCTTTCTGAAAATGTGGTTGAGTTGTGTTCATATTAGAATCATTTCATCTATCTGTTGTATCCCCTAAAGGGAAGAATAAAAGCACCGAACTTTGCCTTTTTAATTAAGTTTGAAAGATCTGTATCCCTTCAAAGACACATGTGGACCATGTTTGGATCGCTACAAAGATGCCTTTTGCCCCAATTAATTGGTATTCCAAGCATTGGTATTTCCATTTGAGAACTTATTCCTCATTGAGTTGTACTTCAAAATTTGGATCTCTTTCTGAGCATGAGTAGTGCTTTATGAGTAGGTTTCACGTGTCAACCAGAACATCTGACCGGTTTTGGACCTCGACAGTTACTTTGACTAAGGTATCATTCATGCATGTTTCTCTTTTAGTCATCTTTATCTTCTTTAAATTAGTATCTTCGGATTTCAATGACCGAAGTTCTGCTTTTGCTTAAACTGAATGGATGGATACAGGGTCTGCGAACTCGTGAGCAGGAAGATGGAGTTTCGAGTCAATACTTAATCAAGGTgtgtataaaattttgatagaaTTTCTAAAAGAGGAAATAGAACATTTCATACACCCTTTTGGGTAATGAAACAAGTTCAACATACAACTGCACTggttaaatcaattaaatatacataaccTGAACGAAATGTATAGTGCATGGCCAATTTGGAAATTCACAGGTTCCAATTCTTTTTAGGTATTTATCTATTTTCATAGCCAATGCTAGATGCTACTTATTATAGTGTTCTGATGGGATTTGGTGCGTTATGCTGCTTATTATAGTGTTAGATGAATGTGTATATTGTATAACTGTGCTCCTTAACGTAAATAATCAAAACTTAAACATTTCCAGTTTTTCAGTCCAAGTTTTTAATTCTGCCTTTTAGGTATTTCCCCAATAGAATTCGCTAGTAGAAGCCAGACTTTATTGCATTATCTTGATATTAGGAGGGTTAAAGTTAAATGTGTTATGGAAGGTTACATTGAATGGGCTTGTTTCCTCTATCATTTATCCATGCTTGTTTGTCCGCTGagattataatattttctcttGGTTTTGCAGCTATATATTTGTGTATTCTACAACTGAACAAGTCTATTAAGTGGATACACTTTTTGCTTGTTTGAGCACCATCGGGACTTTAAGACAATCACCGATAACCAGTAGAGTTTTAGTTCGAAGTGTGGGTTTGTAGATACCTAAAATGTAGCTGTCTGCAGTTGAAATTTTCTGTAGATCCTCTTTAACTCATTATTGAGTAGTACTTGCTAATCCATCTATGCTGGAACTTCCATCAAATCCACCCCGTAGATTCTTATATTAGCTCTGTCTTCTGTTTCAGGCAATTGCGAATGCTAGCAAGGTTCCAGGAACTTTTGTTCCAGACTTGACTGAATCAGAAGTTCCagatgaatatgaaaagaattttgATGAAGAGGAAGAGCTAAAGCAACTTCTCAGTGGGATTATATGCTTCAAAGTGTATCCTTTCTCAAGTGGTATGTGTTAATGCAATCAACATAGTCACATTCAGAGCCAACAATCCACTGCAGATGTTGATACAGGAATTTTGCAGACTCGTCTAATGTAGAGAGGAAAATAATCCTGTCTGGTTCCTTTAATCCATTGCATGATGGTCACCTTAAGCTCGTGGAAATTGCGACCAGGTACACCTCTCTAACATCAAACATGGTTTTCTACTATTGAAAAGATTGATTTTTTCTAAGCATCACGAAAGATCTGTTTATCCCTAAATGAATTACATCTTATAGCagaatgccaaattttttcgtgcaGTATATGCGGTGGTGGATATCCATGTTTTGAGTTGTCAGCTGTCAATGCAGACAAACCTCCATTGGAAATACCTCAAATCAATGATCGTGTTAAACAATTTGAAAAAGTTGGTAAGAttctaaaatatgatattttacaCACACAGATACAGATAGTAAGAGTTGAAAAATGGCTACATGAcctgttttttttatttcttttgtcaaGCTTCTCAAAGGCTTAGAATGCAAAACTGTACTTTGAGGTTGTTTCCTTCCAGAAACTATTCTAAAAATCGTCACTCAGTCTTTGATGCAAAACAAATAGGAAAACAAGAAAAGGAAGAGAAGTATATATATTCACTACCGTTTATCCATAGTGGTTTCATATCTAAGTATTATTACTaatagaataggaataggtaTACACAATCCTACTTAGAATAAGAATAGGAATGTAAATAGTATATAGTATCTAACTTGGAAAAGGATTATAATGTTGTGTCCTAGTAGGAAAAGGAGTCTAATTTaatgtctataaatagggttttaATGTAATAATACTCCTCTTATATATTTCTCAGAGCTTGTTCAGTTAAGTATAAACATATTGTGAGTTTTGACATATTGCGGATTATCACATATCTGCTGCAGATCCCAATATGGATCTCTTACAATCCTACCCCGACGATGAAATCACTGAATGGCTGCCACTAAACCTTAATTCTCAATTTTCTGACCAAAATCCTTCACCTGATTCTTCCCCAATTAGAATGCTCTCCTTCTAAATCCGCTGCCTCTAAAGTTGACGACACCATGCTAACCCTACAAGTCACTGGCAAAGCTGCCAGAGCTCAATCCAAACCCCATGACCCGACCCAACACCTCGTTGGATTCAACTCGATGTATGAACAACTATGGGCACCAATTTACGGCCCAGCTCACCCGTACGCGAAGGACGGGTTAGCTCAAGGAATCAGAAATCACAAGCTAGGGTTCGTTGAGGTCGCGTCCATTGAATCCTTAGTATTTGACGAGCAGAATAATACTTTTCAGAAGTATGGGTATGCTGTTGAACCCTCCCAAAATAGCTACAGTGGTGATTTGGAAAAAATGAAGGGATGTGATGCTATTTCTCTGTACATAACCACAGCATGAACAGAAGAAGAGGAAGTTAGAgaaaaagaaggagaaaatGGAGGAGGGTGTTGAGCAGGACGTGGATATGACGGAAGTTGAAAATCCGTCCACAGACATGTGGCAGGAAGAGTCCATGGGCTGGAAAGAAAGAAGGGTTGCAAGTTGAATTATCTGGGGAGCAGAAAAAGTATGCTAAGAAGAAGGTTGAAGAAAGAGGTGGTGATGAAAATAAGGTGGAGCCTATGGTTGAAAAGAGCACATTTCATGGTAAAGAGAAAAGGATTATCAGGGTAGGTCTTGGATCGCTCCACCAAAGGATGGAAAGGCTGCTAATGATCATTGTTATATACCAAAGAGATTAGTTCATAATTGGAGTGGACACACGAAAGGGGTTTCAGCTATTAGGTTTTTCCCTAAGCATGGTCATTTGATTTTGTCAGCTGGGATGGATACAAAGGTGAAGATTTGGGATGTTTACAATTCCGGTAAATGTATGAGGACTTACATGGGGCATACAAAGGCAGTGAAGGATATTTGGTTTAGCAATGACGGGTCGAAGTTTTTGGCAGCTGGCTATGATAAGCACATTAAGTATTGGGATACAGAAACAGGACAAGTAATTCAAACATTCTCGACAAGTAATATACCCTATGTAGTGAGGCTTAATCCTGATGAGGATAAGCAGAATGAACTTTTGGCTGGAATGAGTGATAAGAAGATTGTGCAGTGGGATATAAACAGTGGACAGATTACACAAGAGTACGATCAACATCTGGGGGCAGTTAATACAATTACCTTTGTGGATAATAATAGGAGGATTGTGACTTATAGTGATGATAAATCACTACGTGTTTGGGAATATGGTATTCTGGTTGTTATTAAGTATATAAGTGAACCCCATATGCATTCCATGCCATCTATTTTGCCCCATCCAAATGGAAATTGGATTGCAGCACGAAGTCTGGATAACCAGATTCTTATTTGTAGTACGCGAGAGATTTCAgctgaataaaaagaaaagatttgctGGACACATTGTTGCTGGTTATGCCTGCCAGTTCAATTTCTCACCAGATGGATGGTTTGTCTTGTCAGGAGATGGTGAAGGCAGATGCTGGTTTTGGGATTGGAAATCGTGTAGGGTCTTCAGAACTCCCAAGTGTCATGAAGGGGTCTGTATTGGTGCAGAGTGGCATCCTCCGGAACAAAGTAAAGTTGCTACATGTGGTTGGGATGGTTTTATCAAGTAGTGGGACTAGTTTTGGGCAGCCATTTCTGTCTCTGCATTTATTGCGATGGCAACTTGTTCAATATCAGTTGGTTAGCAAGACTGTTCTATGCAATGGTTGGTCAACTCGTCTGGGACTGACAGTGGCGGAGCCAGAAATTTTATGAAGAGGGTCCAAAAATTAAACAACAAAAGCTCTttttaaaaaggggaaaaattgTTGCAAGTGAGATCTGAATACATGAGCAC
This DNA window, taken from Solanum lycopersicum chromosome 5, SLM_r2.1, encodes the following:
- the LOC101244484 gene encoding uncharacterized protein isoform X3 encodes the protein MSRFHVSTRTSDRFWTSTVTLTKGLRTREQEDGVSSQYLIKAIANASKVPGTFVPDLTESEVPDEYEKNFDEEEELKQLLSGIICFKVYPFSSDSSNVERKIILSGSFNPLHDGHLKLVEIATSICGGGYPCFELSAVNADKPPLEIPQINDRVKQFEKVGKTVIVSNQPYFYKKAELFPGSAFVIGADTVARLVHPKYYGNDYGKMLEILLGCKNTGCTFLVGGRNVNGIFKVLEDFDIPAELKDMFVPIPVEKFRMDISSTEIRKTQGLL
- the LOC101244484 gene encoding uncharacterized protein isoform X2, with translation MSVPGASNTVLESVVTYSRMSMIQLLGKVPAQAASSQTAEEMALLAYNRALKLSKPGSPVLGVGFTGALASAQPKRGDHRFHVSTRTSDRFWTSTVTLTKGLRTREQEDGVSSQYLIKAIANASKVPGTFVPDLTESEVPDEYEKNFDEEEELKQLLSGIICFKVYPFSSDSSNVERKIILSGSFNPLHDGHLKLVEIATSICGGGYPCFELSAVNADKPPLEIPQINDRVKQFEKVGKTVIVSNQPYFYKKAELFPGSAFVIGADTVARLVHPKYYGNDYGKMLEILLGCKNTGCTFLVGGRNVNGIFKVLEDFDIPAELKDMFVPIPVEKFRMDISSTEIRKTQGLL